The genomic stretch CTCACCGAAAAAGTCAGACTCAATCATCGAAAGAAGGAGCCATACGCCTCCTTCCCCAGCAAAGGGATTGGTGTGATGTTTGTCGTTCGTATTGGAAATCAGCAACTGAAGAATTTTCCTATGACCGTATTCAGCTGCAAAGTGATGAGGGAATCTATTGTCATGGTTTGAAAGGTGGACCAAGTTAGGACATCTTGTGACAAGTATCACTGCAGCTTCGTAGTTCCCGGCCGCTGCAGCAACGTGCAGCGGATTATTTCCTGACGAATCTGTTAAGGCTAAAGATGAGTCATCCGGGATGAAATCCAGGAGGTTATACACAAAGCTTTCCGAATTCCCTGCGGCCACGGCCACGTGGAGGGGAGTCTCTGAGTAGTAGCCGAGCCTCGCATGCACGCCGCGGTCGCCGTCTTGATCAAGAAATTGTCTAGCCGCATCCCATTCTCCTGTTAATGCAGCTCTGTAAAATGCCATATCCTTGTGCCACTCCTTTCCTGTTCATATCCATTAATAACTATGATTTGttaattttctttatatatatatatatatatatatatatcaaagtTTGGCCGCGTTGTTACCTTGGTAAGCCATGGCGACGGAAGGCGGAGGAGGAGGGCTCGCTGCAACGTCAACTGGAGGACTGGATTGTGGAAAGGTCGACGAGCTAGCCATTCCTTGCACGTTACCTGTGAATGAAGCCACTTTccttatatatatactatatgtttgaaaaaaaaaattttattttattttcatgaatGTTCTGGCACAATATCTATCctacatataaaataaaaatggatcAGTTAAATAATTAAACTAATTAATGTCAATTTGAGGCCAGGGTATATGCCAGCTATATAAATCAGGTGTTCCTCAAACGTGGTGAAGGGTCACTTTTGAGATATCAATAAAGGAAAAAAGTTTAGCTAGTTGAAGGAAGCAAAAATTGTTGAGTTACAAACTCGTcacacatcggatgagtgaaggaagttggaaggtgtatataattcctgtccaaccccaattagtttgaggccttttgggagtgacccaaaaacaaatccgtgcgggcttgacccaaagcggacaatatcaaactaatgttgcagtcgacgatcctagcaagtggtatcagagcccaggtggctatgggttgtgcctggatgagccccggttagggtcgggccctgaaggacttgggttagagtcgggcccaggatgacccaggggccagggctggaacgacccatgttcgtgtcaactgcgttcccgattttgtctcggtttgaggggaggtttgttgggggtacaaactcatcccacatcggatgagtgagggaagttggaaggtgtatataattcctgtccaaccccaattagtttgaggccttttgggagtgacccaaaaacaaatccgtgcgggcttgacccaaagcggacaatatcaaactaatgttgcagtcgacgatcctaacaagtggtatcagagcccaggtggctatgggttgtgcctggatgagccccggttagggtcgggccctgaagaacttgggttagagtcgggcccaggatgacccaggggccagggctggaatgacccatgttcgtgtcgactgcgttcccgatgtggtctcggtttgaggggaagtttgttggggtacaaactcatcccacatcggatgagtgagggaagttggaaggtgtatataattcatgtccaaccccaattagtttgaggccttttgggagtgacccaaaaacaaatccgtgcgggcttgactcaaagcggac from Salvia splendens isolate huo1 chromosome 4, SspV2, whole genome shotgun sequence encodes the following:
- the LOC121800385 gene encoding serine/threonine-protein phosphatase 6 regulatory ankyrin repeat subunit C-like; this translates as MAYQGKEWHKDMAFYRAALTGEWDAARQFLDQDGDRGVHARLGYYSETPLHVAVAAGNSESFVYNLLDFIPDDSSLALTDSSGNNPLHVAAAAGNYEAAVILVTRCPNLVHLSNHDNRFPHHFAAEYGHRKILQLLISNTNDKHHTNPFAGEGGVWLLLSMIESDFFDMALDLVGKYPDLECMKPKSVGRVLSKIAVKATAFDGDDHLGFWKRFIYWCVLKMDVKSQSFDVENQTSLGK